GTATGGAAGAGTATCTGGAAGTAAAAGCCCTGCATATCGGTGGTCTGTAAGCAGATTGGGCGCTCAGGCGCCCAGTTGCGTATTAAGGAGCAGCCGCATGAAAAAAGAGATTTTCGACTTTGATGAGATTGTCGATCAGGCGCATTTTTATCGCCAGTTCAGCGAACGCTTTGCGCTTAACGATCGGTTAATTGTGGATCTGGATTCATTATGGGATGCCGTCACCCAATCGCAGCTGCCGTTACCGGTAGAAATTGAGTTCATTCATTTAGGCGCCGGCCAAAAACGCCGCTATGGCGCGTTGATTTTACTGTTTGATGAGGCGGAAGAGGAGCTGGAAGGTCAGCTGCGTTTTAATGTCCGCCAGTCGAAAAAAAGCCAATAAAAAAGGCCCCAAACAGCAGGGCCAAAGGGTTCGTCAGCAGCTGACGAGGAATTGCTTATAGAATTTTACTGGCGTTAATTTTCAGACCTTCAGGCTCGCTAATTATTTATAGATTTCAGCGGTAGCGTGGTAGTTACCGTTGGCATAAGCCTCAACAACACGGTAAGCAGACGCGCCTTCTTTATCCGCTTTCTGCGACAGATGTTGGCGAATTGCAGTTGGGCTGGCATCGATACCGCTAACGGAAATGGTGCCAATTGGCTGCAGGTTTTGGCTGGCGACGTCTTGTTGCGTGACCAGATCGGCCGCGGCTACGCCGAATGAAAGCAGTGAGGCCAGACCTAAAGCGGCAAAGGTAAATGTAGTTTTCATCTCTTACTCCTGAATATGGGTGTTATGGCAGCCTGGATGGCTTGATAGCGATTATTATTTCTGGGGCTGCCTGGGTCGTTCATCGGGTAAAGCGGTTTACAACCGGATTAGGTTCCGCTTATTTATACAGTTCAGCAGTGACGTGATAGTTATCGTTGTTACGCGCTTCGATAATGCGATACGCACTGGCGCCCTGACGTTCGGCTTTTGCCTGCAGCGCCTGATGAATATCCATCGGCGTACCTGCTACACCACTCACGCTTACCGTACCCACAGACTGCAGATTTTGCGCCTGCTCTGCGTTAATGGATTCTGCGGCAAAAGCGCCAAATGACAGGGTAGAAAGAAGCCCTACGGCTGCGATGGTAGTTTTAATGTTCATTGATCTGTTCCTCGTCTTCTGTTTTTGTCTTTATTTGCTCTGTGATCCGCATCACGAAAACAAGTATAGATCTAATCACGTATGAAATTAATATTCTGCTAATAATGTTTTGTTGTGACACTTTAGCCAATGACGGTTTTTTTATAACGTTAAGTTATAAAAGGTGCACATATTTTGCTCTATTGCCGTTATTTTTTAACCAAAACAATGATATGAGAGACTTTATCTATTTGTGCTTTGTCTGCTGGCCAAATACACCAGTGAAAACAAAAAGGCAGTGATATGCCCTGATTTATA
This Mixta hanseatica DNA region includes the following protein-coding sequences:
- the yhcN gene encoding peroxide/acid stress response protein YhcN; translation: MKTTFTFAALGLASLLSFGVAAADLVTQQDVASQNLQPIGTISVSGIDASPTAIRQHLSQKADKEGASAYRVVEAYANGNYHATAEIYK
- the yhcN gene encoding peroxide/acid stress response protein YhcN, which produces MNIKTTIAAVGLLSTLSFGAFAAESINAEQAQNLQSVGTVSVSGVAGTPMDIHQALQAKAERQGASAYRIIEARNNDNYHVTAELYK
- a CDS encoding barstar family protein, which translates into the protein MKKEIFDFDEIVDQAHFYRQFSERFALNDRLIVDLDSLWDAVTQSQLPLPVEIEFIHLGAGQKRRYGALILLFDEAEEELEGQLRFNVRQSKKSQ